In one window of Planctomycetia bacterium DNA:
- a CDS encoding aldo/keto reductase, with protein MPTNPIGPSSLSSSRLAYGCWRLAETESRAEEVGRPALIAAVEAGYTLFDHADIYCAGRSESLFGRLLRDMPGLRERITIATKCGIRPAGMPNADAPYRYDASAEHIVGSCEGSLRRLGIETIDIYQLHRPDYLMHPEEVAAAFDRLRSAGKVREFGVSNFRPSQVSVLKKALPFPLIVQQIEISLACLTPLEDGTLDQCLVERLTPLAWSPLGGGLLGGGSHKLLPAQEAYEVEAVNIALDATARELGCSRAVVALAWLLKHPAGIVPIVGSTDPVRIREAAWTPNVELTRDQWYRLFAAARPSRLP; from the coding sequence ATGCCGACGAACCCCATCGGTCCTAGCTCGCTGAGCTCGAGTCGACTTGCATACGGCTGTTGGCGGCTTGCCGAAACCGAGAGCCGGGCCGAAGAAGTCGGTCGTCCCGCGCTGATCGCGGCGGTCGAGGCAGGCTACACGTTGTTCGACCATGCCGATATCTATTGCGCGGGTCGTAGCGAATCGTTATTCGGGCGATTGCTTCGCGACATGCCGGGCCTGCGCGAGCGCATCACGATCGCGACGAAGTGCGGCATCCGTCCTGCCGGTATGCCGAATGCCGACGCTCCCTATCGCTACGACGCATCGGCCGAGCATATCGTGGGGTCGTGCGAAGGTTCGTTGCGGAGGCTCGGCATCGAGACGATCGACATCTATCAACTTCATCGGCCCGACTATCTGATGCATCCGGAAGAGGTCGCCGCGGCTTTCGATCGGCTACGCTCGGCTGGGAAGGTACGCGAGTTCGGCGTGAGCAATTTCCGGCCGTCGCAAGTCTCGGTGCTGAAGAAAGCGTTGCCGTTTCCGCTGATCGTGCAGCAGATCGAAATCAGCTTGGCCTGTCTCACGCCGCTCGAAGACGGAACGCTCGACCAATGTCTCGTCGAACGCCTGACGCCGCTCGCATGGAGCCCTCTCGGGGGAGGTTTGCTCGGCGGCGGATCGCATAAGTTGTTGCCTGCTCAAGAGGCCTACGAAGTCGAAGCGGTCAATATAGCGCTCGACGCAACCGCGCGCGAACTCGGTTGCTCGCGCGCCGTCGTCGCACTCGCGTGGCTGTTGAAGCATCCGGCCGGAATCGTGCCGATCGTCGGCAGTACGGATCCCGTCCGGATTCGTGAAGCGGCTTGGACGCCTAACGTCGAGCTCACGCGCGATCAATGGTATCGGCTGTTCGCGGCGGCTCGACCTTCGCGCTTGCCGTAA
- a CDS encoding sugar phosphate isomerase/epimerase yields MKLAFSSNAYMKFSIEETIDRIARIGYAGLEVLADVPHAWPVNLLPERRKSITDSLAKHGLRVSNVNGFMMNAVNDPRQPYWHPSWIEPDPNYRAIRREHTKRALQLAAEIGAKNLQTEPGGPLEVGQSWEDAAKIFYDEFMPCVEVAEKYQVGLLIEPEPGLLIEKFDQYLKFMEKIQSPFVGLNFDIGHAYCVGEDPQDWVARMAPHTKHYHFEDIAPTRVHAHLVPGRGAIDFEATLLAIQATGYDGYITVELYPYIEDPDSAAREAYDFLQTLAKKIGIVFEK; encoded by the coding sequence ATGAAACTCGCCTTTAGTTCCAACGCCTACATGAAGTTCTCGATCGAAGAAACGATCGATCGGATCGCCCGCATCGGCTATGCCGGCCTCGAAGTTCTCGCCGATGTTCCCCATGCTTGGCCGGTGAACCTACTGCCGGAGCGACGGAAATCGATTACCGATTCCCTCGCGAAGCATGGGCTGCGCGTCTCGAACGTCAACGGCTTCATGATGAACGCCGTGAACGACCCGCGGCAGCCGTATTGGCATCCGTCGTGGATCGAGCCCGATCCGAACTACCGAGCGATTCGTCGCGAACACACCAAGCGCGCGTTGCAACTCGCGGCCGAGATCGGCGCGAAGAACTTGCAGACCGAGCCGGGTGGCCCGCTCGAAGTCGGTCAATCGTGGGAAGACGCCGCGAAGATCTTCTACGACGAGTTCATGCCTTGCGTCGAAGTGGCGGAGAAGTATCAAGTCGGCCTGTTGATCGAACCGGAGCCGGGCCTGCTCATCGAAAAGTTCGACCAGTATTTGAAGTTCATGGAAAAGATTCAATCGCCGTTCGTCGGGCTGAACTTCGATATCGGCCACGCCTACTGCGTCGGCGAAGATCCACAAGACTGGGTCGCGCGGATGGCGCCGCATACCAAACATTACCACTTCGAAGACATCGCCCCGACGCGCGTCCATGCCCACTTGGTTCCCGGCCGCGGTGCGATCGACTTCGAAGCGACTCTGCTCGCGATTCAAGCGACCGGCTACGACGGCTACATCACGGTCGAGCTCTATCCCTATATCGAAGACCCCGACTCGGCGGCGCGCGAGGCCTACGACTTCCTGCAAACCCTAGCGAAGAAGATCGGCATCGTGTTCGAGAAGTAA
- a CDS encoding oxidoreductase has translation MFHCRSYAVKEHVGVFKLTDHFDIFDADTGRQVGVATENIGGLARAFRFLLNKQKRFLPTTVEFREQDDLPVLLTLKRGFSFLRPKVSVIDADGRNIGYFRGKLFSFNGGFFVYDASDNLISEVKGNWKGFNFKFLTPEGRELGTVDKQWGGLMKEMFTSADTYHIKIAEDLGTNPAMAALLLAAGIAIDVVFKE, from the coding sequence ATGTTCCACTGCCGCTCTTACGCCGTGAAAGAACACGTCGGCGTTTTCAAGCTGACCGATCACTTCGACATCTTCGACGCCGACACCGGCCGACAAGTCGGCGTGGCGACGGAGAACATCGGTGGGCTCGCACGCGCATTCCGATTTCTACTGAACAAGCAGAAGCGATTTTTGCCGACTACGGTAGAGTTCCGCGAGCAAGACGACTTGCCGGTGTTGCTCACGTTGAAGCGAGGCTTTTCGTTCCTGCGCCCGAAAGTATCGGTCATCGATGCCGACGGGCGCAACATCGGCTACTTCCGAGGCAAGCTGTTTTCGTTCAACGGCGGCTTCTTCGTTTACGATGCGAGCGACAATCTCATCTCCGAAGTGAAGGGGAATTGGAAAGGCTTCAACTTCAAGTTCCTCACGCCGGAGGGTCGCGAACTCGGCACGGTCGATAAACAGTGGGGAGGGCTGATGAAGGAAATGTTCACCTCGGCCGACACCTATCACATCAAGATCGCCGAGGATCTCGGCACGAATCCGGCGATGGCTGCCCTCTTGCTCGCGGCCGGCATCGCGATCGACGTCGTATTCAAAGAGTAG
- the purD gene encoding phosphoribosylamine--glycine ligase — MVSMNVLIIGAGGREHALAWKIAQSPRAGRVFCAPGNTGTALVAQNVNIAATDFPKLIKFAKDNDVGLTVVGPEIPLVLGITDAFLKAGLKVFGPSMAAAELEGSKVFCKDLLRNADVPTADYRVFRSVDRAITFLREREDVPVVVKADGLAAGKGVVVCSGRAEALDAVERIGKNMEFGDAGKQIVIEERLDGREVSVLALTDGQTIVTLPPAQDHKRAYDGDTGPNTGGMGAYSPAPIVDDAMMRWIEAHVLVPTVHAMKRARRPFRGVLYAGLMITNQGPKVLEYNVRFGDPECQPLMLRLKSDLLELLLAVAEGKLDEIEPPQWDERPAVCVVMAAEGYPGNYAKGKPIRGLEEAAKVSECQVFHAGTAAGPDGQVVTDGGRVLGVTALGNSIQTAKLQAYTAVKAIRWDGAWCRKDISDKAMG, encoded by the coding sequence TTGGTTTCTATGAACGTGTTGATTATCGGTGCCGGCGGTCGCGAACATGCCTTGGCTTGGAAGATCGCGCAGAGTCCGCGAGCCGGCCGCGTGTTCTGCGCTCCCGGCAATACCGGAACGGCGCTCGTCGCTCAGAACGTGAATATCGCGGCGACCGACTTTCCGAAGTTGATCAAGTTCGCCAAGGACAACGATGTCGGACTCACGGTCGTCGGACCGGAGATACCGCTTGTGCTCGGCATCACCGATGCCTTTCTCAAAGCCGGATTGAAGGTTTTCGGCCCTTCGATGGCCGCGGCGGAGCTCGAAGGAAGCAAGGTCTTCTGCAAAGACTTGCTGCGCAACGCCGACGTTCCGACGGCCGACTACCGCGTGTTTCGCAGCGTCGATCGCGCAATCACCTTCTTGCGCGAACGGGAAGACGTGCCTGTCGTCGTGAAAGCCGATGGCCTGGCGGCCGGCAAAGGGGTCGTCGTTTGCTCGGGCCGGGCCGAGGCGTTGGACGCGGTCGAACGGATCGGCAAGAACATGGAGTTCGGCGACGCCGGAAAGCAGATCGTCATCGAAGAACGTCTGGATGGTCGCGAGGTGAGCGTGCTCGCGCTGACCGACGGACAGACGATCGTTACGCTGCCGCCGGCGCAAGATCATAAACGAGCTTACGACGGCGACACGGGCCCGAACACCGGCGGCATGGGGGCCTACTCCCCTGCCCCGATCGTCGACGATGCGATGATGCGCTGGATCGAAGCGCATGTGCTCGTCCCGACCGTGCATGCGATGAAGCGTGCGCGCAGGCCGTTTCGCGGAGTGCTCTACGCCGGGCTGATGATTACGAACCAAGGCCCGAAGGTCTTGGAGTACAACGTCCGCTTCGGCGATCCGGAATGTCAGCCGTTGATGCTGCGGCTGAAGAGCGATCTGTTGGAGTTGTTGCTGGCCGTGGCCGAAGGAAAGCTCGACGAAATCGAACCGCCCCAATGGGACGAACGGCCGGCCGTGTGCGTCGTGATGGCGGCGGAAGGTTATCCCGGAAATTATGCTAAGGGGAAGCCGATTCGCGGCCTCGAAGAAGCGGCGAAAGTTTCGGAGTGCCAAGTGTTCCACGCCGGAACGGCTGCCGGACCCGATGGGCAAGTCGTGACCGACGGCGGCCGCGTGCTCGGCGTTACCGCGCTGGGCAACTCGATCCAAACCGCGAAGCTGCAAGCCTACACGGCGGTGAAAGCGATTCGCTGGGACGGCGCTTGGTGCCGCAAAGACATCTCGGACAAGGCGATGGGCTAG
- a CDS encoding UbiA family prenyltransferase: MPDLKTLLQLTRFPNVFTAVSNIFAAYLLTHQDLGDWPAFALLVGSSSLLYLAGMVLNDVFDVAQDTSERPQRPIPSGRISLTAAKRIGATLLVGGIALGWLVSVLRHTLTPGIVATMLGAAVVLYDGPLKRTPLAPLGMGFCRFLNILLGLSLASIGPFQWHPMHWLVAAGVGIYIVGVTLFARTEAQHASRRLALLCGMILMLCGIGLLGYFPRWATADLPEAAQPLPQILGTWLWPIMWGLFGFFTVRRCVPAIVDPSPLLVQFAVKQAIFAIVIFDAAIITATHHPVPFAIVIVAFLLPMHLLGQVIYST, translated from the coding sequence ATGCCCGATCTGAAGACGCTGCTGCAACTCACGCGATTTCCGAACGTCTTCACGGCCGTCTCGAATATCTTCGCGGCCTACTTGCTCACGCATCAAGACCTCGGCGATTGGCCCGCGTTTGCGCTGCTCGTCGGTTCGTCGTCGCTGCTGTATCTCGCGGGCATGGTGCTCAACGACGTCTTCGACGTCGCGCAAGACACGAGCGAACGCCCGCAACGGCCGATCCCTTCCGGTCGTATCTCACTGACGGCCGCCAAGCGCATCGGCGCCACGCTTCTCGTCGGCGGCATCGCCCTCGGATGGCTCGTCTCGGTATTGCGCCACACGCTCACTCCCGGCATCGTCGCCACGATGCTCGGCGCGGCGGTCGTGCTGTACGACGGCCCGCTCAAGCGCACCCCGCTCGCGCCGCTCGGCATGGGCTTTTGCCGCTTCCTCAACATTCTCCTCGGCCTGAGTCTCGCCTCGATCGGGCCGTTTCAATGGCACCCGATGCACTGGCTCGTCGCGGCCGGAGTAGGCATCTACATCGTTGGCGTGACGCTCTTCGCTCGCACCGAAGCGCAGCATGCGAGCCGGCGCCTCGCGCTGCTTTGCGGCATGATCTTGATGCTTTGCGGCATCGGCTTGCTTGGTTACTTCCCGCGTTGGGCGACCGCCGACTTGCCCGAAGCGGCACAACCGTTGCCGCAAATCTTGGGGACTTGGCTTTGGCCCATCATGTGGGGCCTCTTCGGCTTCTTCACGGTGCGGCGTTGTGTGCCGGCGATCGTTGATCCATCACCGCTGCTGGTGCAGTTTGCGGTCAAGCAGGCGATCTTCGCGATCGTCATCTTCGACGCGGCGATCATCACTGCGACCCATCATCCGGTGCCGTTCGCAATCGTCATCGTCGCCTTTTTGCTGCCGATGCATCTGCTCGGGCAAGTCATTTATTCGACCTGA
- a CDS encoding ABC-2 family transporter protein, whose product MEGKMEDSGRWSVVSGQRGEGRQPKAERPRYGAVLLEFARNSLVRDMTFRWNFIIDCISSLSWVFMQLGFYLLIFYQVGDNGQIGDQTGWTKWPFFVFLATTLFINSLVQAFFMPNMSEFSELIRTGNLDFALLKPIDTQFLISLRKIEWSSLANFVFAFALLGVALAKLDFRPNVAQFALYVLFIGCGAALFYSLMIALGSISVWLGRNESLYDFWFYITNFSRYPMEIYNGPVGTPLRQVFTFAVPILLVVNVPARLLARPFAEQDWRLAAFAVLATAVSLWGSRKLFYKALASYRSASS is encoded by the coding sequence ATGGAGGGTAAGATGGAAGACAGTGGTCGGTGGTCAGTGGTCAGTGGTCAGAGGGGAGAAGGGAGACAGCCGAAGGCCGAACGGCCGCGGTATGGGGCCGTGTTGCTTGAGTTTGCGCGTAATAGCCTTGTGCGCGATATGACGTTTCGCTGGAACTTCATCATCGATTGCATTTCGTCCCTCTCTTGGGTCTTCATGCAACTCGGCTTCTATCTGCTGATCTTTTATCAGGTCGGCGACAACGGCCAGATCGGCGATCAAACCGGTTGGACGAAGTGGCCGTTCTTCGTCTTCCTCGCGACGACGCTGTTCATCAATAGCTTAGTGCAAGCATTCTTCATGCCGAACATGAGTGAGTTCAGCGAGCTGATCCGCACCGGCAACCTCGACTTCGCGCTTTTGAAACCGATCGACACGCAGTTTTTGATTTCGCTCCGCAAGATCGAATGGTCGTCGCTGGCGAACTTCGTGTTCGCGTTCGCTCTGCTGGGAGTTGCCTTGGCGAAGCTCGACTTCCGGCCGAACGTCGCGCAATTCGCACTGTACGTCCTCTTCATCGGCTGCGGCGCTGCGTTGTTTTACAGTCTCATGATCGCGCTCGGATCGATCAGCGTGTGGCTCGGGCGGAACGAGAGTTTGTACGACTTTTGGTTTTACATCACCAACTTCTCGCGCTACCCGATGGAGATCTACAACGGCCCGGTCGGCACTCCGCTCCGGCAAGTCTTCACGTTCGCCGTGCCGATTCTGCTGGTCGTGAACGTCCCGGCTCGGCTGCTGGCACGGCCGTTTGCCGAGCAAGATTGGCGACTTGCGGCGTTCGCCGTCTTAGCGACGGCGGTGAGCCTTTGGGGATCGCGCAAGCTGTTTTATAAGGCGCTTGCAAGCTATCGTAGTGCGAGTAGCTGA
- a CDS encoding NYN domain-containing protein gives MPLLIDGYNLMYAAGIVGLGRGAGGLERSRAALIRFVGETLDPAERGRTIVVFDAAGAPPGLPSSMFMHGVAVRFAKGYNDADELLEELIAADHTPRRLTVVSSDHRIQRAARRRRATAVDSDVWYESVLRKRSRGTSHTDEETNSAKYEGAEKPLSLSDRKRNQGLSNKGTSKKDSRAKSSPQKPAIDPPSKAKLPPVAHPPAHRIRPDETPERDVLPIEDAELQFWLHRIVDDDDIAEEEKWGSIFPPGYAEDEEEK, from the coding sequence ATGCCGCTTCTCATCGACGGCTACAACTTGATGTACGCCGCCGGCATCGTCGGCTTGGGGCGCGGCGCGGGCGGGCTCGAGCGTTCGCGGGCCGCGCTGATTCGCTTCGTCGGCGAAACGCTCGACCCGGCGGAACGCGGACGGACCATCGTCGTATTCGATGCAGCGGGAGCACCGCCGGGCCTGCCGAGTTCGATGTTCATGCACGGCGTGGCGGTGCGTTTCGCCAAGGGCTACAACGACGCCGACGAACTCCTGGAAGAACTCATCGCCGCCGATCATACGCCGCGACGACTAACCGTGGTTTCGAGCGATCATCGAATTCAACGAGCCGCGCGGCGGCGGCGCGCAACGGCCGTCGACAGCGACGTCTGGTACGAATCGGTGCTGCGGAAACGAAGCCGCGGCACGTCGCACACCGACGAAGAGACGAACTCGGCGAAGTACGAAGGAGCCGAAAAGCCACTAAGCCTGTCCGATCGAAAACGAAACCAAGGCCTATCTAACAAAGGTACGTCGAAAAAAGATTCGCGGGCGAAGTCGTCGCCGCAGAAGCCTGCGATCGATCCGCCTTCGAAGGCGAAGCTCCCGCCGGTCGCGCACCCGCCGGCGCATCGCATTCGACCCGACGAAACACCGGAGCGCGACGTCCTGCCGATCGAGGATGCCGAACTTCAGTTCTGGCTCCATCGAATCGTCGACGACGATGACATCGCCGAAGAAGAAAAATGGGGGAGCATCTTTCCGCCGGGCTACGCGGAAGACGAGGAAGAAAAGTAA
- a CDS encoding ABC-2 family transporter protein, with the protein MANEASTLPHAGRTRGLLPHALGTYWTILRICIEERLVYRGDFALGTLMRFLPIVTQTFLWTAVFAGAGNPMRIGDYTRNDFIAYYLLTYVARAFSSMPGLASYIATQVRTGEIKKYLIQPIDLLTFLLLSRIAHKLVYYAVATGPFALMFYVFRGYFTGWPDPLTLAAFALSLLMAFVLGFFLEATLGMIGFWFLEVSSILFVYMLFNFFFSGHMFPLTIMPGIWGQIMTAQPLQYLAYFPAAVFLGKVQGAALAYGLVIEALWILFFITTSRVGYKLGLRRYSGYGG; encoded by the coding sequence ATGGCTAACGAAGCTTCGACGTTACCACATGCCGGCCGCACGCGCGGATTGCTGCCGCACGCGCTCGGCACCTACTGGACGATCCTCCGCATCTGCATCGAAGAGCGGCTCGTCTATCGGGGCGACTTCGCGCTCGGCACCCTCATGCGCTTCTTGCCGATCGTCACGCAGACGTTTCTTTGGACCGCCGTTTTCGCCGGGGCGGGCAACCCGATGCGCATCGGCGACTACACTCGCAACGACTTCATCGCGTACTACTTGCTCACGTACGTCGCTCGCGCGTTCTCCAGCATGCCGGGCCTGGCGTCGTACATCGCCACGCAAGTCCGCACCGGCGAGATCAAGAAGTATCTGATCCAACCGATCGACTTGCTGACATTTCTCTTGCTTTCGCGCATTGCGCACAAGCTCGTTTATTACGCCGTCGCAACCGGTCCGTTTGCGTTGATGTTCTATGTGTTTCGCGGCTATTTCACCGGCTGGCCCGATCCTTTGACTTTAGCGGCGTTCGCGCTTTCGCTCTTGATGGCGTTCGTGCTCGGCTTCTTCCTGGAAGCCACGCTCGGCATGATCGGCTTTTGGTTTCTCGAAGTCAGCTCGATCCTGTTCGTCTACATGCTCTTCAACTTCTTCTTCTCCGGTCATATGTTTCCGCTGACGATCATGCCCGGCATTTGGGGGCAGATCATGACGGCGCAACCGTTGCAATACTTGGCGTACTTCCCGGCGGCCGTGTTTCTCGGCAAGGTGCAAGGAGCCGCGCTCGCGTACGGGCTCGTCATCGAAGCGCTTTGGATTCTGTTTTTCATCACGACCTCGCGCGTCGGCTACAAGCTCGGCTTGCGGCGCTATAGCGGATATGGAGGGTAA
- a CDS encoding ABC transporter ATP-binding protein — translation MSVIEIEGLTKSYRVYQKKEGLGASIRGLFNRTYRNVEAVRGIDLKVDHGEFVAFLGPNGAGKTTTLKLLSGVIHPSSGTARVMGYVPWKRENAYRRRFALVMGQKNQLWWDLPAQESFRLHQQIYRIDPTEFDRSRDELTELLTVRQLLGRPVRELSLGERMKMELIAALLHSPEVLFLDEPTIGLDVVAQHNIQAFLRHYQEVRKITILLTSHYMKDVAALCRRVVVIAQGTIMYDGSLAGIVDKFSGHKMVTLAFADDIVPAQLERFGTLVEAQAPKVKIRVDRPGVAAMLAEVLNDHVVTDVSVEDPPLEEVIAEMFTQVTEQLPPEVRAAAAAQGGDAGREDG, via the coding sequence ATGTCCGTCATCGAAATCGAAGGTCTGACGAAGTCGTACCGTGTTTACCAAAAGAAAGAAGGGCTCGGAGCTTCGATCCGAGGTTTGTTTAACCGGACGTATCGTAATGTCGAAGCGGTGCGCGGCATCGACCTGAAGGTCGACCACGGTGAGTTCGTCGCTTTTCTCGGCCCCAACGGTGCCGGCAAGACCACGACCCTCAAGCTCCTTTCCGGCGTCATCCATCCTTCGTCCGGTACGGCGCGCGTGATGGGATACGTCCCCTGGAAGCGCGAGAATGCGTACCGTCGGCGGTTCGCGCTCGTGATGGGCCAGAAGAATCAACTCTGGTGGGATCTGCCGGCGCAAGAATCTTTTCGGCTCCATCAGCAGATCTACCGCATCGATCCGACGGAGTTCGACCGGAGCCGCGACGAGCTCACCGAGTTGCTCACGGTGCGGCAACTGCTCGGCCGGCCCGTGCGCGAACTTTCGCTCGGCGAACGAATGAAGATGGAGCTCATCGCGGCGCTGTTGCATTCGCCCGAGGTCCTCTTTCTCGACGAACCGACGATCGGCCTCGATGTCGTTGCGCAGCACAACATTCAAGCGTTCTTACGACACTATCAAGAGGTGCGCAAGATCACGATCTTGCTGACGAGCCACTACATGAAAGACGTCGCGGCGCTATGCCGGCGCGTCGTCGTCATCGCGCAAGGCACGATCATGTACGACGGCTCGCTGGCCGGCATCGTCGACAAGTTCAGCGGCCATAAGATGGTGACGCTCGCCTTCGCCGACGACATCGTGCCCGCACAGCTCGAGCGATTCGGCACGCTCGTCGAAGCGCAAGCGCCGAAGGTGAAGATTCGAGTCGATCGGCCGGGGGTCGCCGCTATGCTGGCCGAAGTGCTGAACGACCATGTCGTGACCGACGTTTCGGTCGAAGATCCGCCGCTGGAAGAAGTGATCGCCGAGATGTTTACGCAAGTCACCGAGCAACTGCCTCCGGAAGTGCGTGCCGCCGCGGCTGCCCAAGGTGGAGATGCGGGGCGCGAAGATGGCTAA
- a CDS encoding HEAT repeat domain-containing protein, which yields MPPLPSAAAVAEQLKLLAEATGKERLALIDKWADQGPAAALVSGALAKLLADSDEATRIHAAKALGAIGLGAAPVVEALTAAIDPANPRVSAYVIYALGRIGEKAQAAFPKIAEQLTSPDQQVRREAVKAIRGMKLPLETAVPVLVNVLQTAKSPEVVLPALHAMSEVGKPGVPRLVEAMQKQPAARFWVCRILAEIGPDAAEAVPAVIEALGDERADVRQEAVLCLGHIGKPAAPAAKKILALLSDTDAGIRGAAVWALMMVGAPSAEVVAGVKPLLSDSDEMVRLVSAWSIAKLEPENAEQRRASLDLFIAALKQKNPRLRAAAARAIVDLKAGDPAAREALIETLADGDEAVSGIVSHALVEAGEEGVPLLVKGLERPEIRGFAAQTLGQVGPKAKAAVGPLTAALADENPHVRAAILFALGNIAPDDADVAERLIAALSDKSSDIRLAAVHALARNKAAAPIAKPVLEKLLTDPNPAVSAAAQFALDVGKAK from the coding sequence GTGCCGCCGCTCCCTTCCGCCGCAGCCGTGGCCGAGCAATTGAAGCTGCTTGCCGAAGCGACCGGCAAAGAGCGACTCGCGTTGATCGACAAATGGGCCGATCAAGGTCCGGCCGCGGCGCTCGTCAGCGGTGCGCTCGCGAAGCTCTTGGCCGATTCCGATGAAGCGACCCGCATCCATGCCGCGAAGGCGCTCGGCGCAATCGGCCTGGGTGCCGCGCCGGTCGTCGAGGCGTTGACCGCTGCGATCGATCCGGCGAATCCGCGCGTGAGCGCGTATGTCATCTACGCTCTCGGCCGGATCGGCGAGAAGGCGCAAGCGGCGTTTCCGAAAATCGCCGAGCAGTTGACGAGCCCTGACCAGCAAGTGCGCCGCGAAGCGGTGAAGGCGATTCGCGGGATGAAGCTTCCGCTCGAGACCGCCGTGCCGGTGTTGGTGAACGTGTTGCAAACGGCGAAGTCGCCGGAAGTGGTGTTGCCTGCGTTGCACGCGATGTCGGAAGTCGGCAAGCCGGGGGTGCCACGCTTGGTCGAGGCGATGCAAAAGCAACCGGCGGCGCGCTTCTGGGTCTGCCGTATTCTGGCCGAGATCGGGCCCGACGCAGCCGAGGCCGTGCCTGCCGTGATCGAAGCGCTCGGCGATGAACGCGCCGATGTTCGTCAAGAAGCGGTGCTCTGCCTTGGGCACATCGGGAAGCCCGCCGCTCCGGCTGCGAAGAAGATTCTCGCGTTGCTCTCCGATACCGACGCGGGCATTCGAGGCGCGGCGGTTTGGGCGTTGATGATGGTCGGTGCTCCGTCGGCGGAAGTGGTCGCCGGGGTGAAGCCGCTCCTTTCCGATTCGGATGAGATGGTCCGCTTGGTCTCCGCCTGGAGCATTGCCAAGCTGGAACCCGAAAACGCCGAGCAACGTCGGGCCTCGCTCGATCTTTTCATCGCTGCGTTGAAGCAAAAGAATCCTCGCTTGCGAGCCGCCGCGGCGCGGGCGATCGTCGACTTGAAGGCCGGCGACCCTGCCGCACGAGAAGCGTTGATCGAAACGTTGGCGGATGGAGACGAAGCGGTGAGTGGGATCGTCAGCCATGCGCTGGTCGAAGCGGGCGAAGAAGGGGTGCCGTTGCTTGTGAAAGGTTTGGAACGACCGGAGATTCGCGGCTTCGCGGCGCAAACCCTCGGGCAAGTCGGCCCGAAGGCGAAGGCCGCCGTTGGTCCATTGACCGCGGCCTTGGCGGACGAGAACCCGCACGTTCGTGCGGCGATTTTGTTCGCGCTCGGGAACATTGCTCCCGACGATGCCGACGTCGCCGAGCGGTTGATCGCGGCACTGAGCGACAAGAGTTCCGATATCCGCTTGGCCGCCGTCCACGCGTTGGCAAGGAACAAAGCCGCAGCGCCGATCGCAAAGCCGGTTTTGGAAAAACTGCTGACCGATCCGAACCCTGCGGTGAGTGCCGCGGCGCAGTTCGCGCTCGACGTCGGCAAGGCGAAGTAG
- a CDS encoding sugar phosphate isomerase/epimerase, with amino-acid sequence MLLGYNTNGLAHHDPYQAVELLAELGYRSVGLTIDHGLLNPYGGHVQSRIKQMRRTLEQFGMRSVVETGARYLLDARKKHEPTLMTSEPDGRAERVEFYKHCIDAAAELGSDCVSLWSGILRDGVDDATAMRRLTGGLREVLDYAEAKQITIGFEPEPGMFIDTLARYDELLRNVDHPRLRLTLDIGHLHCQGETPIAAQIESRGAQIVNIHIEDMRADVHEHLMFGEGEIDFFPVLKALLRIGYAGGVYVELSRHSHDGPNAAAQAFSFLSDKLAQLRR; translated from the coding sequence ATGCTCCTCGGCTACAACACGAACGGCCTTGCTCATCACGACCCGTATCAGGCGGTCGAGCTACTCGCCGAACTCGGTTATCGGAGCGTCGGGCTCACCATCGATCATGGACTGCTGAACCCTTACGGCGGACATGTGCAGTCGCGCATCAAACAAATGCGCCGCACGTTGGAGCAGTTCGGCATGCGCTCGGTGGTCGAAACCGGGGCACGCTACTTGCTCGATGCACGTAAGAAGCACGAACCGACGTTGATGACCAGCGAGCCGGACGGGCGAGCCGAACGGGTCGAATTCTACAAACATTGCATCGATGCGGCTGCGGAACTCGGCAGCGATTGCGTCTCGCTTTGGTCGGGCATCCTGCGCGACGGCGTCGACGATGCCACGGCGATGCGGCGCTTAACCGGCGGGCTCCGCGAAGTACTCGACTACGCCGAAGCGAAGCAAATAACCATCGGCTTCGAGCCGGAACCCGGCATGTTCATCGATACGCTGGCGCGGTACGACGAACTATTGCGCAACGTCGACCACCCACGACTACGACTGACGCTCGACATCGGCCACTTGCATTGTCAGGGGGAAACGCCGATCGCCGCGCAGATCGAATCGCGCGGCGCACAGATCGTCAACATCCACATCGAAGACATGCGGGCCGATGTTCACGAACATCTCATGTTCGGCGAAGGGGAGATCGACTTCTTCCCGGTGCTGAAAGCGCTGCTGCGGATCGGGTACGCCGGCGGGGTGTATGTCGAGTTGAGTCGACATAGCCACGACGGCCCGAACGCCGCCGCGCAAGCGTTTTCGTTTCTCAGCGATAAGCTTGCGCAGTTGCGGCGCTAA